The following are encoded together in the Chloroflexota bacterium genome:
- a CDS encoding YihY/virulence factor BrkB family protein: protein MDGDAPVKQRGFRRRAVGLARAARTMWRSVPDIARRAQDHVGGTVESTTDATMAWIEAHAQLRVLYLTADRFGTQQLPTFAAAISFQTFVSLFPLIGFITAIAAFLVEPDVLVQFVADQSADLAPGAEDFLESTLPSMAAVRESVGVISLIALLWTGSNLFGALRRGLDAATGATRRRTFVQGRALDLATTMATGVLLGVSVTVTAVLTFLLQSELLGGGSPFAWLGWLLRWLGVLLPILFATGVFGLMYHLVPAERLAWRPALAGGLVGAVGFEIGKNAFVWYTANFGSFNAIYGPIATVVLLLIWLYFSSMIFLAGAAFGSAVSAAMAPGEPPRAGAGA from the coding sequence ATGGACGGCGACGCACCCGTGAAGCAGCGCGGATTCCGACGGCGGGCGGTCGGGCTGGCTCGGGCGGCGCGAACGATGTGGCGGAGCGTTCCGGACATCGCGCGGCGGGCCCAAGATCACGTCGGCGGAACCGTTGAGTCGACCACCGACGCGACGATGGCGTGGATCGAAGCCCATGCGCAACTCCGCGTGCTGTATCTGACGGCCGACCGGTTTGGCACGCAGCAACTGCCCACGTTCGCCGCCGCCATCAGCTTTCAGACCTTCGTCTCCCTGTTTCCGCTGATTGGGTTCATCACGGCGATCGCCGCGTTTCTGGTGGAGCCCGACGTGTTGGTGCAATTCGTCGCGGATCAGTCCGCTGACCTGGCCCCCGGGGCGGAGGATTTTCTGGAGAGCACGCTGCCGTCCATGGCCGCCGTCCGCGAGAGCGTCGGCGTCATCTCCCTGATCGCGCTGTTGTGGACCGGCAGCAATCTGTTTGGCGCGCTGCGTCGCGGTCTCGACGCGGCGACGGGCGCGACGCGGCGGCGCACGTTCGTTCAGGGCCGCGCGCTGGATCTCGCCACCACCATGGCTACCGGCGTGTTGCTCGGCGTGTCCGTAACCGTGACCGCGGTGCTGACGTTTCTGCTGCAATCCGAGCTGCTCGGCGGCGGATCGCCGTTTGCCTGGCTTGGGTGGCTGCTGCGCTGGCTTGGCGTGCTGCTGCCGATCCTCTTCGCCACCGGCGTGTTCGGTCTGATGTATCACCTGGTGCCGGCCGAGCGCCTAGCGTGGCGTCCGGCGCTGGCGGGCGGACTGGTGGGAGCCGTCGGGTTCGAGATCGGGAAGAACGCCTTCGTCTGGTACACGGCAAACTTCGGTTCGTTCAACGCGATCTACGGCCCGATTGCGACGGTTGTCCTGCTGCTGATCTGGCTCTATTTCAGCAGCATGATCTTCCTGGCCGGAGCGGCGTTCGGCTCGGCGGTGTCCGCCGCGATGGCGCCCGGTGAGCCCCCTCGCGCCGGCGCGGGCGCCTAA
- a CDS encoding glycosyltransferase family 1 protein, producing MAHIALNALPVYTEATFRNAGVSRFSARLIDAVLEADATHRYSVFLNDRVREPPFRTRPGVRLRRTRLPTSRTWVRILWEHLVAPGHLALAGADVVHSFLNVTPLAAPGRHVVVVHDLSFLRAPETHPAHRRWYLHAATRLSTRRASAVLADSKSTRDDLIELFGVPPDKISVVYAGVEPQFHPRPEAEVEAFCAAHGVRQPFVLSVGTIEPRKNVDVLIRAFARLRREGRYAGSLVIVGGRGWMGVDVPDLIQAAQVVDHARWLGYVDQRELPFWYSAADLLVYPSSYEGFGMPPLEAMACGTPVITSNRSSLPEVVGDAGITVEPRDEATLADAMHRVLQSRERRDAMRSRGLVQAQRFNWPAAAETCLNAYQSVLKSR from the coding sequence ATGGCTCACATCGCTCTCAACGCGCTGCCGGTATACACCGAAGCCACATTTCGCAACGCGGGCGTGAGCCGCTTCAGCGCGCGCCTCATCGATGCCGTGCTCGAGGCCGACGCCACGCACCGGTACTCGGTCTTCCTCAACGACCGCGTGCGCGAGCCGCCGTTTCGCACCCGGCCCGGCGTCCGTCTGCGGCGCACGCGGCTCCCAACGTCGCGCACCTGGGTGCGGATTCTCTGGGAACACCTGGTGGCGCCAGGGCATCTCGCCCTGGCCGGCGCCGACGTCGTGCATTCGTTTCTGAATGTGACGCCACTGGCCGCGCCGGGGCGGCATGTGGTGGTCGTTCACGACCTGTCCTTCCTGCGGGCGCCCGAAACTCACCCGGCCCACCGACGGTGGTATCTGCATGCGGCTACCCGGTTGTCCACCCGGCGAGCGAGCGCCGTGCTGGCGGATTCCAAGTCGACGCGCGACGATCTCATTGAGCTGTTCGGCGTGCCGCCGGACAAGATTTCCGTGGTCTACGCCGGAGTGGAACCGCAGTTCCATCCGCGCCCCGAGGCCGAGGTCGAGGCATTCTGCGCGGCGCACGGCGTGCGGCAGCCCTTCGTGCTCAGCGTGGGAACCATCGAGCCCCGCAAAAACGTCGACGTGCTGATACGCGCATTCGCCCGTCTGCGGCGCGAGGGCCGTTACGCGGGCTCGCTGGTCATCGTTGGAGGACGTGGATGGATGGGCGTTGATGTTCCCGACCTCATCCAAGCGGCACAGGTGGTCGATCACGCACGCTGGCTCGGTTACGTCGATCAAAGGGAGCTTCCCTTTTGGTACAGTGCAGCGGACTTGCTGGTGTACCCCTCCAGCTATGAGGGGTTCGGCATGCCACCGCTTGAAGCCATGGCCTGCGGCACGCCCGTGATCACGTCCAACCGGTCGTCCTTGCCGGAAGTCGTGGGCGACGCCGGGATCACCGTCGAGCCACGAGATGAAGCCACCCTGGCCGACGCCATGCACCGAGTCCTTCAGTCACGGGAACGCCGCGACGCCATGCGCTCGCGGGGCCTCGTCCAAGCCCAGCGATTCAACTGGCCAGCGGCAGCTGAGACATGTCTCAACGCGTATCAGAGCGTCCTGAAATCGCGGTAA
- a CDS encoding M23 family metallopeptidase yields the protein MALVLALALAALPVPLAAEVPEVPFGTACGFGPDFPINGGRFFTQTGGGTGGGYPVRDDDAAKFWTAFQELGGIQVVGYPVSHRFLLHGFLVQAFQKMVLQWDPSKDGVNVANTMDVMNREGHDDWLESFRQVPRHATLPEDAGVPFSQIMENHLALLDVNPAIRDAYFAVPSWLTRLGLPIAYGDYGSMVAMRTQRAVLQQWLVDVPWARAGQVVFANSGDLAKEAGLFPAAAITPIDPHAPPADADLVTINSEMPQPGDAIGIRVHTAAPGVSVTWNGQAAPLLCLDGTWHAMIGTASTAMTGPQDLRVSVGERMVDISVELAEREYPSAEFHIPESHEDLLDAEVAQEEREFLHSIVQRVNGGPLWTGPFQRPGGGRVTSPYGERRTLQPGSFMSVHEGVDYAAPTGAPIPAPNRGRVAFVGPLTIRGNTVILDHGFGVFTLFYHLHDFSVLLGQVVERGATVGLVGSTGRSTGPHIHWEMYVAGAAVDPVRWIEGPFEMLGDAESYIRAPVGEDEPVAG from the coding sequence GTGGCTCTCGTCCTTGCCCTCGCGCTGGCCGCGCTGCCCGTGCCGCTGGCGGCCGAGGTGCCCGAGGTGCCGTTCGGTACCGCCTGTGGCTTCGGCCCCGACTTTCCGATCAACGGCGGTCGCTTCTTCACCCAGACGGGGGGCGGAACCGGCGGCGGCTATCCCGTGCGGGATGACGACGCCGCCAAGTTTTGGACGGCGTTTCAGGAACTCGGCGGCATCCAGGTCGTCGGCTATCCGGTGTCGCACCGATTCCTCCTGCATGGCTTTCTCGTGCAAGCGTTTCAAAAGATGGTGCTGCAGTGGGACCCGTCCAAGGACGGCGTCAACGTGGCCAACACCATGGACGTCATGAATCGAGAGGGCCACGACGATTGGCTGGAGTCGTTCCGGCAGGTTCCCCGGCACGCCACCCTGCCCGAGGATGCCGGCGTGCCGTTCTCCCAGATCATGGAGAACCACCTGGCCCTGCTGGACGTGAATCCGGCCATTCGCGACGCCTACTTCGCCGTGCCCAGTTGGCTCACGCGTCTCGGGCTGCCCATCGCCTACGGCGACTACGGCAGCATGGTCGCGATGCGGACCCAGCGCGCCGTGCTGCAACAGTGGCTGGTGGATGTCCCGTGGGCCCGCGCCGGGCAGGTCGTCTTCGCCAATTCGGGTGATCTGGCCAAGGAAGCCGGCCTGTTTCCGGCGGCGGCGATCACGCCCATTGACCCCCACGCTCCGCCTGCCGACGCGGACTTGGTGACCATCAACTCCGAGATGCCGCAGCCGGGTGATGCGATCGGCATTCGCGTCCACACGGCGGCCCCCGGTGTGTCGGTGACGTGGAATGGGCAGGCCGCCCCGCTGCTCTGCCTTGACGGCACCTGGCACGCCATGATCGGGACGGCCTCCACGGCCATGACGGGCCCGCAGGACCTTCGGGTGAGCGTCGGCGAGCGCATGGTCGACATCTCGGTCGAGCTCGCGGAGCGTGAGTACCCCTCCGCGGAGTTCCATATCCCCGAAAGCCACGAAGACCTGCTCGACGCCGAGGTCGCGCAGGAAGAGCGCGAGTTTCTCCACAGCATCGTCCAGCGGGTAAATGGAGGGCCGCTGTGGACCGGGCCGTTCCAGCGGCCCGGCGGCGGGCGGGTCACCTCGCCCTACGGCGAGCGCCGCACGCTGCAGCCGGGGTCGTTCATGTCGGTGCACGAGGGTGTCGACTACGCGGCGCCGACCGGAGCCCCAATCCCCGCGCCGAACCGAGGGCGCGTCGCCTTTGTCGGGCCGCTCACGATCCGCGGCAACACGGTGATCCTGGATCACGGCTTTGGCGTGTTTACGCTCTTCTATCACCTGCACGACTTCTCAGTCTTGCTCGGTCAGGTGGTCGAGCGCGGCGCCACGGTCGGTCTGGTGGGCTCGACCGGGCGCTCAACCGGCCCGCATATCCACTGGGAGATGTACGTCGCCGGCGCCGCCGTCGATCCCGTCCGGTGGATCGAAGGTCCGTTCGAGATGCTCGGCGATGCCGAGTCCTATATTCGCGCCCCGGTCGGCGAAGACGAACCCGTAGCCGGATAG